gtttaattAGCCAAACGTCTTCTCCAAAATTTAAATATGACACATTGTAATTGTGACAAAAAGTAACAGATTCAAGATGTTTATTGTTATATACACAGCAAAGGTTACGATAAGTTCTTTATGAGTTCCTTTCACagctaaaataaactaaatgaaggAAATGAACTTACTCtctgcacagaaaaacaagtaaataaaataagtgagtAAGAATATAAGCTATATACTGTCACTGTGGTGAAGCGGTTTCCTGCTCTCATGTTTATGAAGTGAACTGTGCAGCTTGATATGATGCTGCAAGTCCCTGCTCCGTTCTGTGGTAACCAAGGACTCCTCTTTCTGTCCgtcatgttgtcatgtttgCCCTGTAGCCTCCAAACATTTAAGATCTTGTTTTAGATCTTTGGATGTAGGTTAAAGCTCCTCAGACTTGTTCTGACAAGCTAGTCCTTTTCAAAGAATCTTTTGAAACCTGGCAACATTGGCAGaaaatgttcagttcagttcaactAATGCTTGCTTGTCTGTGTGTTCTGTTTTCAGGTTGATATTAGAGAAGGAAGGACCTCGGTCTCTCTTTAGGGGATTGGGGCCAAACTTGGTGGGTGTGGCACCTTCCAGGTAAGATAACGACAACTATCAGCTTCCATCATCAGCGATGTGTAGCAGCTTAGATTATGGAACGAAAGGGTCGGTTTAAAATGACAATCTTGTTGGTCAGCTAATAGTCCCCAGACATCTTTGActaaagaaatattaaataaaaaaatctgcctAATTGTAATTATCTGCTGCTTCTGCAGTAGTTAGGACTGAAATTTTTAATGTGTTGATGAAGCGACAGAAAGTTAATGGGCAACTATTTTTATAATCAGTCCTGTTTTTTATCGGTTCATGAAACATGTCACAGCTGACATATTTGTCCACGTGATATCCTTTAAGCTAGATTTGTCTGATACTTTCACTTTGACTTAAAGGTGAACAGTTTGGACTCATTGTTCAAAGGTCTGCACCTTGTTTGACCTCACACAAACGCGTCATAATTTAACTCAATGTCTCAAGAGAATTCATTCCGCACAAACGTTGGACTCGGTTCGAAAGTCAGCTGTCCTGTGCCAACATGATGTCctgcagaaatatttttattgatggCTTTCAGCGCCTTGATTATATACAAGTCTGGGCTGACGTGGTTGGAAACAGCTCGTCAGTTAGTCAGCGGCGTGAAACCGTGAGGTCATTATTCTGGTTGTTTTATCCGTTGGCCAAATGAATCTGAAGGTGGTTCTGTTCAGCTAGTTGAAGTTATTTTTTGCAAAGCCGTAAGCCATAAACAATTAGCGGTGCTAGGCTTGACTGAAAGGTACACATCTCCTAAACTCCTAAATTCCTAAACCTGTACTAAAGCTATTGTGCTAATTCTCAAAACAAACAGTAGAGCATTCTTTACATTATTAGCCCTGGCTTTAACTATTATCCGTCTTCGTAAACGCCTTTAGAAGTGAACTTTGGCACTGCCAGCCTTTTCCCAAATGTTTCTCCAGCCTATCTCCTGAGCCCTACTTGGTagccaaacaaatgaaagtggTGGCAGCTGGGACACACTGAGGAAAACGGATATGTCGAATAGGTAACTGCACTTTTCACCTGTCATACCAGACAGGAAATGACCTTTAAACGTCCCAGTGTGATCCGGAGCCCCTGAACTTTATTTTGAATAGGCCTTTGGATACAGATACTGAGATAGCTACACAACATCtgacagaataaataaacattttagaTAATGTTCCCTTAGAGTGAAATGTCCTGGTCAGGACATGTACCTCTGTGGAGCTAATGAATGGTAGCTCTGTTGTCATGAATATATTTGTTACTTCGTTTTTATTGTAACTTATTGactgatatttcagtatttgcATGATTCgacacaaagaacacaaagaaaatggcCTTTTTCAAATAATTTGTTGAAATGTCGATGGCACCACACACTATAAAAATCAGAACCCCTCTACGTCAAAGGTCCAAATAGAACCGGTTCTATCTGCTACTCCCTAAGGGTGATGTGATCATTAGCCCCTCATGTGAAACCCGCGATTCTAAATTcgtttttctgcctcctctttGGGGATGACATGCAGCTTGTCTGTACATACAGctcattcatttggatgttcAATTTCAGGAAATGCCATGATGGAATTTCTTCAGACAAATATcgaataacattttttttattagccaGAATGTTAAAGGTCAACTTCACTGTGGCATCCTGGTGTGATTTTTAAAAGTCTGAATGGACAAAAACTTGAGTGTTTGCAaccacaagatggtcactgCAGTTAATTTTGTGTGTCATATTTCTTCTCGTTTGAGTCTGTTAAATTTCTCAATAAGCACGGTGTCAGAGACGCCCGTGAGAAACAGCGTATTGAATCAGGTTCAGTACACTTTACACATGACGTGATattgaaaaaagaaactagGATTACGTAACTACCACATGCTTCCTTGTAGTTACTTGGTGACAAAGAAGCATTAGGGACACATGACCATTTAAGTGCCATTCATCTCCATGGCTATTTGGACAGTCTCTGCACCGCTTACTGCTTAGTGATGTGTtcctttgtttaaaaaaaaaaaatcatggcaACTGCAGCAACACCACTGGGTCAGTGTTGGGTTAATGCTGCCGTCTGACAGTGTCCTCTCTTAGTGGTAATGAGAGGAGCAAAGTGGTGGCTAATGCTGTAGCCAGCAGGTGCCAGCACTAAGCATATGTGGAGTGTTTTGTTAGCACTTTATGTAATTGAATGCTGAAGCGAGAGAGGGGAAATCTGTGGCGCGGAATTAAAGATGGATATACAACTGTTTTATAAAGTGACACATTTGACAAACCGCTGTATAGACGCACCAGGCCGCTACCTGTTCAGTATTGTTGCAAGGGAAAAGGCAAATGGAGCACAAACACCCATTAATACATGAGAATGAATGTGATCATTAGGACCATTTTTAATTAGCGAAACCAACTCAAGATAATGACTGAAAATAAACGAGTGTGCGCCCTTTCTCCGAATAGCTTATATGTCTAACTAGGCTGATTTGGTGAGTGTATTCGCTCTGCTCTTTAGGCCTAATAAATTCTTAAAGCTCATTAACCTGAAGCTGACATGAGGGCAGTTGTACTTGTTAATTGATGAGCCGCGCTGCTACCGGAGGCAGCCACCGAGACTAATTAGCTATACgctgagacacaaaaacacgGCATTCATAACTTGTTTCGCCTCATCCCGGTGTAACATGTGCTgacccctcctttttttttttcccttcatgcTTCCAACAGAGCAATCTACTTTGCTGCTTACTCCACGGCCAAAGAAAAACTCAATGGCGTGTTGGAACCTGACTCCACACAGGTGCATATGGTGTCGGCTGGAATGGCAGGTAACTGAATATCCGAGGTACCAGGTTGACTAGCAGCACCATGCTTTCTGAATTCTGAGCAAATGGATCTTGTCTGGTTCAAATAGTGGTGTTACATATATGATGGGCCTTAAGCATTGCTGCTGTCAGCCTTCCGTTTTCCACTGATCCCTCTTTTGAGCACAGGGGATGGTAGAACTGTAAGGTTGTAAACTGTAACTGGGTTTTAATTGGGTTTTAAACAACTGAAAAGTTGCATTACCTTGGTAATCTTAATTACAAGTTGAATATGTTAAGAGGGCAAGTTTAAAAACCCAATCATTATTCTCTGGTGCTTTGTATGTCAAGGCTAGCTGACCTTTTCCCGTATGATCCATTTGGGAACGTCAATCCAGAATAATGtgggtcagtcagtcagtcagccgGCTACAGCGTGAATTTGTGGGGGTATTTTTGAAGATCGTGGCAGTGCCACTTTTAGCACACCGTGACTTAGACCTTTTAATAACCCCGTCAAGGTCGACGTTGTCGGTGCTTCTCCCTCCAGTGGCGACGCCCATACTTCTGCAGTGCGAGAGCTGCCTGAGCTCAACTGATGTGTGGCAAAGTGTTGACAGTCTGGCGGCTCATCTCATTCACATATGAGTCATGTAGCAGAGGTTACTTAGAggtgtctgctgctgtggctaACCGCAAGCTAAAACAGGAAGGCGTGTGTGTTCGTTTTAGAGAGTTACTTTGATATGTGCAGGATAGTTTATTCTGTCAGGTTCTGCAGATGAGCCCAAGAactacatttttattatgtcaGACATCATTATAAGTATCTGCAGTAGAAATAAGGACTGTAAGAGGTTCACCAAGACTAAAACTTAACTTCGCTTAAAAAGTAGAATGCAGTGATTGAATGCACGATAGAAATACAGCTACATTAAAATGGTTTTCACttagttaattaaatgtgaaagtgaaagtactTTCACCACTTTTTTATGCACCCCATGAACTctcaattactttttttttactattactatttacagcaaattatttttattaaagagCTCAGTTGTTTGTGTCCACCATGTCCCTTCTACTGTCTCAGAGGGTGATCCTTCCGCTTGAGGTTATGGATGATGGTGGGGTTAAATCCTGTGGGATGATGGCGGGAGTGGGGAGTGAAATGGTTGCATGCCGGACATTTTGCTACACACAAGCCTGTGTCTGTTTTAGGCTTTTACTCTACCGTAGCTCTCCTCTCGCAAGGGCATGAGACCCCCGCACCACCAGGGGTCTCTAGCTGCATCTGTGAGGAGTTACTTTGGTCTGCGTGAGTACTCACCACAGATCTGTGCTTCTTTTTATATCTggttcttctttctctctccgtaTCTCTGTCCTCTGCTCCCCTCTCATGTAGGTCATTTGAtaagaaggattttttttttctgttttcttttttacatctGTTAGCAGGGCAGGACCTTAGTCTATAAAGAGGATAGCTTTCTCTCTCTAAGCTgcctttaattttatttaacaaaactgTTTAGATTGTTTAAACTTCCATTGccaacatgaatgcaacataaaaaacatttccacattaAATGGATGTTATCACATGGTCCATTATTGCCACTGACAGCTTGACATTTAGCATATTATAGCATTTCCAGATTTTATAGACATGTAATaccattgtttattttttttcctttaggtTTTACAGCCATCACAGCAACCAATCCAATATGGCTCATAAAGACCCGTCTGCAGCTGGATGCGAGGTAAACACGACACTGATGTGAGGCGTATACATGTCAGCTCTTAAAAGCAGCTCTGTAGAAACATGTTGGTTGTGTTTGGAGCCGTGAGAGACAGTCTCACGTGTGCACGCTCTGCCCGTGCTGCTTTACTGCCTGGGTGTGGTCCATCTATGACCACCATTAAGTCTTTTGGAGAGTGGAAACCTACGGCTTTGCAGACTACTATCTTGAGACGGCCGTGCACATTGCTCTGTTCCGCCTTGGGAACACAGAGTAGACGACAATCAATATCTGAAAGCAAAACATTAACTTGATACATTTGATCAGAAGTGCTCTTGTTTTGATGTTGTCCCTACTCAAATATAGGTGAGTGGTGTCTAGGCTAAGCCTAGACACCAGGTAACCCACTTGTGTGTTTCTCATAGttctttagcttttttttttttagatcagaCCCGTACATAACATATCTCCAAGGACTGACTCTTCTGGCCAgctgtctatatatatatatgtatatataaagaaCACGTTGTCAACACTGCTCTATCTGGATTCACCCGACGCTTCAATCCCTCTATCAGGGTCACTGACAGTGATTCCTTCCAGAAGGCGTTTGGGGAGCTTGTATTTGCGTCATATGCATATCAACCTCTATCAGTCGCTTCCATTGGTTCTTTCCTCGTTTGCGATGCTTCACAGTTGATATTTGTTCTTCTTGGTACCTCCTCACTTACCTCCCACTGAGGTTTATTTTGTGTATCATTAGTACAACTCATGGAATTTAACATGGACTCTCTTTCTGTGAGCAGGTCCCTTTACAGTCCCCTTTAGACGgcacatgttgtgtgtttattcctACAGGACCATAGTGTAGCTTTGAAACCAACATAACTTCCCACCGGAAGAACCAAAAGCAAGTTTTTTGGTGCCGTTGTGTTACATTACCATCTAAACAAATAGCATTGTTGGTACTGATGAAGATTAGTTGGACAACTTTTGAGAAGGCTGTGGTTCAGATCAGCTGTGAAACTTTCACCCGTGAAAGTGTTTTCCGAGTTTATGGacttattacatttttatagctggtaattcatttatttttgtcgttgttgttttttcccagGAACCGTGGCGAGCGAAGGATGAGCGCGTTTGATTGTGTGCGTCGAGTGTATCAAGCAGATGGCCTGCGAGGCTTCTACAGAGGAATGTCGGCATCTTACGCCGGTATCTCAGAGACTGTGATCCACTTTGTGATCTATGAAAACATTAAGCGGCGCCTCTTGGAGGCCAAGGCACCTCAGAAcatggacgaggaggaggaggcgtcgAAAGATGCGTCGGACTTCGTGGGGATGATGCTCGCTGCTGCCACCTCCAAGACCTGTGCCACGTCTATTGCTTATCCCCATGGTGAGAGATGTGATCAGCAGTTAACtcatgtgatttttaaaaaatttttttttgcttgctttAATTTTgctcttccctctttttttttttttttattctttgcagAAGTGATCCGCACCAGGCTACGCGAAGAGGGCACCAAGTACCGCTCCTTCTTCCAGACTCTAACGACGGTGCCCAAAGAGGAGGGCTACCGCGCCCTGTACCGCGGCCTCACCACCCACCTGGTACGCCAGATCCCCAACACCGCCATCATGATGTGCACCTACGAGCTGGTGGTCTACCTCCTGAACGGTTAacgcctccccccccccccccctcttagACGTTTGATTTAAACCCTGCCCCTGTTTGGAGAACGAGAGCATCTGCACACCAGCTAGCACGGCTAACAACCTGAGAGCGACGGAGACAGCGCCTCCACCTCTGTCTCGGTGACACGAGCGGTTGTTACGAAAAACAGTTGGtcgttttgttttgtaaccAAAGGGTATGGCACAAGGAGGAGGGTCGAGGAGAACCTTGCATTGATTTGGGGACCTACCTTAGCAGTGGCAAAGAAATATTTGActtacagtttgt
This sequence is a window from Mugil cephalus isolate CIBA_MC_2020 chromosome 9, CIBA_Mcephalus_1.1, whole genome shotgun sequence. Protein-coding genes within it:
- the LOC125013303 gene encoding solute carrier family 25 member 36-A-like, with translation MSQRDTLVHLFAGGCGGTVGAILTCPLEVVKTRLQSSSITLYVSEVQLSSVGVARVSPPGPLHCLKLILEKEGPRSLFRGLGPNLVGVAPSRAIYFAAYSTAKEKLNGVLEPDSTQVHMVSAGMAGFTAITATNPIWLIKTRLQLDARNRGERRMSAFDCVRRVYQADGLRGFYRGMSASYAGISETVIHFVIYENIKRRLLEAKAPQNMDEEEEASKDASDFVGMMLAAATSKTCATSIAYPHEVIRTRLREEGTKYRSFFQTLTTVPKEEGYRALYRGLTTHLVRQIPNTAIMMCTYELVVYLLNG